In one window of Mastigocladopsis repens PCC 10914 DNA:
- a CDS encoding IS1182 family transposase, whose protein sequence is MCLHPEKIPPVPNETVRVAKAAFPKGNLYMRLRDELGVFYQDEDFASLYPQRGQPALAPWRLAMVLVMQYLENLSDRQAAQAVQGRIDWKYALSLELTDPGFDFSILSEFRDRLISGGIEQQILDKMLLRFQELKLLSARGKQRTDSTHILAVVRELTRLEHLGETLRYTLNAVAEIAPTWLKSLAPPEWYDRYSKRFEDSRLPRTAPEREALAVTIGADGFDLLDAIYSQTAPVELRQLPAVEVLRQVWLQQYYAPTEKIQLRNEKDGPPSALRIRSPYDLEARNSTKRTTNWTGYKVHLTESCDENLPHIITHVESTPATSQDQTVVPSIHQALEQKDLLPQQHLVDQGYTSSQLLSSSQRDYNIDLFGPVALNVGWQAKAGLGFDLSHFKIDWEHKAVYCPQGKRSYLWKKNKDVYGKPVIYVEFRQRDCLACPVRSQCTRAKTNPRGLTIQVQSDYEALQKARERQKTEQFQKQYGLRSGIEGTISQGIRAFEMRDCRYIGLAKTHLQHILTAAAINLGRVFAWLEEIPRAKTRSSHFALLAEPNI, encoded by the coding sequence ATGTGCTTACATCCGGAAAAAATTCCTCCTGTTCCCAATGAAACGGTACGTGTAGCCAAAGCCGCGTTTCCCAAAGGTAATTTATATATGCGATTGCGTGATGAACTTGGGGTATTTTATCAGGATGAAGATTTCGCATCGCTTTATCCACAACGCGGTCAACCTGCACTTGCACCTTGGCGTTTGGCAATGGTACTGGTGATGCAATATTTAGAAAATCTTTCAGACAGGCAAGCAGCCCAAGCAGTGCAAGGACGGATTGATTGGAAATATGCTTTGTCGTTGGAGTTAACAGATCCAGGTTTTGACTTTAGTATTTTAAGCGAATTCCGTGATCGATTGATCTCAGGTGGTATTGAGCAGCAAATACTAGACAAGATGCTGTTGAGATTTCAGGAACTCAAACTGCTGTCAGCAAGAGGAAAACAGCGCACTGACTCAACTCATATACTAGCGGTGGTCAGAGAGTTAACAAGACTGGAACATCTGGGAGAAACCCTGCGGTATACTTTAAATGCTGTGGCAGAAATAGCACCCACCTGGCTGAAGTCATTGGCTCCCCCCGAATGGTATGACCGCTATAGCAAACGCTTTGAAGATTCCCGACTACCCAGAACGGCTCCAGAACGAGAAGCTTTGGCTGTGACAATTGGGGCTGATGGCTTTGATTTACTTGATGCTATCTATTCTCAAACAGCACCCGTTGAATTGCGACAACTGCCAGCCGTAGAAGTTTTGCGTCAGGTCTGGTTACAGCAATACTATGCACCAACAGAGAAAATTCAGTTACGCAATGAAAAAGATGGCCCGCCTTCGGCACTACGAATTCGCTCACCCTACGACTTAGAAGCGCGTAATAGTACTAAGCGCACTACCAACTGGACAGGGTACAAAGTGCATCTAACAGAAAGTTGTGATGAAAATTTACCTCATATCATTACTCATGTAGAATCTACTCCTGCTACAAGTCAAGACCAAACGGTTGTTCCCTCAATTCATCAAGCTCTGGAGCAGAAAGACCTTTTACCTCAACAGCATTTGGTTGATCAAGGGTATACTTCTTCCCAATTGCTTTCTAGCTCACAGCGAGACTATAACATTGATTTGTTCGGGCCAGTAGCCCTCAACGTTGGATGGCAAGCAAAAGCAGGTCTTGGATTTGATTTATCTCATTTTAAAATAGATTGGGAGCATAAAGCCGTATATTGTCCTCAAGGTAAGCGTAGTTACCTTTGGAAAAAGAATAAAGACGTTTATGGAAAACCCGTAATTTACGTCGAGTTTCGGCAGCGTGATTGTTTAGCGTGTCCGGTTCGGTCTCAATGCACTCGTGCAAAAACAAACCCTCGTGGGTTAACCATACAGGTGCAATCCGATTACGAAGCTCTTCAAAAAGCCAGGGAACGACAAAAAACTGAACAGTTTCAAAAACAGTATGGGCTGCGCTCAGGTATTGAAGGAACTATCTCTCAAGGAATCCGAGCATTTGAAATGCGCGACTGCCGTTATATTGGGCTAGCTAAAACTCACTTACAGCATATCCTGACGGCAGCCGCTATCAATCTAGGTCGAGTTTTCGCTTGGTTGGAGGAGATACCACGGGCTAAAACTCGCTCCTCACACTTTGCGCTTCTGGCAGAACCAAACATTTAA
- a CDS encoding tyrosine-type recombinase/integrase, translating to MSGIITLRSLTYASAITQSDSKQILEVLLTQKRSEHTRRAYSHDLRNFFSLIAPGRELTSDLAREFLSLSKTQAIAVVVAYRNHLFEQGLAPATINRRLAAIKSLVEMGQIFGICDYDLEVIKNEKVKPYRDTKGIEVPEVIKLFEAIDTSTLAGKRDYSIMRLLWSNALRRGEIPSLDVKHFKYARCQISVSGKGRNGERELVTISQKTASSISDWLQASNASDKPNEPIFISLDPVRFGNRLTGEAIRLIVVKYCKLAGISKQMSPHRVRHSAITEALNQNNGNIRATQKLSRHSDPRTVIIYDDNRVDLQGALTRQLDDLI from the coding sequence ATGTCTGGTATCATCACGCTCCGCTCTCTCACCTATGCCAGTGCAATTACACAGAGCGATAGTAAACAAATTCTCGAAGTGTTACTGACGCAAAAACGCTCCGAACACACCCGCAGGGCTTATTCTCATGACTTGCGAAATTTCTTTAGCCTCATTGCTCCCGGTCGTGAATTAACATCGGACCTCGCCCGCGAATTTTTATCACTGTCCAAAACGCAGGCGATCGCGGTGGTGGTCGCCTACCGCAACCATCTTTTCGAGCAAGGTTTAGCGCCAGCGACGATTAACCGCCGCCTGGCAGCGATTAAGTCTTTGGTGGAAATGGGGCAGATTTTTGGTATTTGCGATTACGACCTGGAAGTTATTAAAAATGAGAAAGTTAAACCCTATCGGGATACTAAGGGGATAGAGGTTCCGGAGGTTATTAAGTTATTTGAGGCAATCGATACTTCGACTCTTGCAGGGAAGCGCGATTATTCCATCATGCGGTTGCTTTGGAGTAATGCCCTGCGGCGCGGCGAGATTCCCAGTTTGGATGTGAAGCATTTTAAATATGCCAGATGTCAAATCTCGGTTAGCGGTAAGGGGCGCAATGGGGAACGGGAGTTGGTGACAATTTCTCAAAAAACTGCTTCTTCAATTTCTGATTGGTTGCAAGCATCTAATGCCTCTGATAAGCCCAACGAACCAATTTTTATTTCCCTTGACCCAGTAAGGTTTGGTAATAGGTTAACTGGGGAAGCAATACGTCTAATTGTTGTCAAATATTGCAAGTTGGCGGGGATTTCTAAGCAGATGAGTCCCCACCGGGTAAGGCATAGCGCTATTACCGAAGCGCTGAACCAAAATAATGGTAATATTCGAGCTACTCAAAAATTAAGCCGCCATTCCGACCCCCGAACTGTGATTATATATGACGATAACCGCGTCGATTTGCAAGGCGCTTTAACCAGGCAGCTTGATGATTTGATTTAA
- a CDS encoding zinc-dependent alcohol dehydrogenase family protein: MQLMKALVLTRFGDVDGFELQEVPKQEPKPHQVLVQIHATSVNPVDYQTRRGDYKHLVKLPAILGVDISGVVEAVGESVKQFKVGDAVYYSPQLFGDFGSYAEYHVADEQIVAKKPTNLSHTEAACFPLAAGTAWDCLVTRGQLQVGESVLIHAGAGGVGSFAIQLAKAMGAYVFTTCSAKNHNLVKKLGADYVIDYIGEDYVEVIQRFTNGKGVDLVLDTVGGDTIGRSLNVIRPYGRLVSIVDIATPQSLLEAWGKNLTVHFVFTPQYRAKLDALKYLIERNQLRPVIDSVMPLNQVAQAHQRLEQGGTAGKVVLQVVEG; encoded by the coding sequence ATGCAGTTGATGAAAGCTCTTGTGCTGACGAGATTTGGTGATGTTGATGGGTTTGAACTTCAAGAAGTCCCCAAACAAGAGCCAAAGCCGCATCAAGTGTTAGTTCAAATTCATGCAACGTCGGTCAATCCGGTTGATTATCAAACTCGTCGCGGTGATTACAAGCATTTGGTGAAACTACCTGCCATCCTCGGTGTAGATATCTCTGGTGTGGTTGAAGCTGTAGGAGAATCCGTCAAACAATTCAAAGTTGGAGACGCAGTGTACTACTCCCCGCAGCTTTTCGGCGACTTTGGCAGTTATGCAGAATATCACGTTGCAGATGAACAGATTGTCGCGAAAAAACCCACAAACCTATCGCATACTGAAGCTGCCTGTTTTCCGTTGGCTGCGGGAACAGCTTGGGACTGCTTAGTCACCAGAGGTCAGTTGCAAGTGGGTGAGTCGGTTTTGATTCATGCCGGGGCTGGTGGTGTGGGTTCATTTGCCATTCAGCTAGCAAAAGCAATGGGCGCTTATGTTTTCACAACCTGTAGTGCCAAGAACCACAATTTGGTCAAAAAGCTTGGTGCTGATTATGTGATTGATTACATTGGTGAAGATTATGTTGAGGTCATTCAACGCTTTACTAACGGCAAAGGTGTCGATTTGGTGCTAGATACAGTTGGTGGAGATACGATTGGGCGGAGTCTAAACGTTATCCGTCCGTATGGTCGGCTCGTCTCCATTGTAGATATTGCAACCCCTCAGTCATTACTCGAAGCCTGGGGTAAGAACCTCACTGTGCATTTTGTTTTTACACCCCAGTATCGTGCGAAATTAGATGCCCTCAAATATCTAATTGAGCGCAATCAGTTACGTCCTGTCATTGATTCTGTCATGCCTTTAAATCAAGTAGCACAAGCCCATCAGCGCTTAGAGCAAGGTGGCACGGCAGGTAAAGTTGTTCTTCAAGTTGTGGAAGGGTAA
- a CDS encoding winged helix-turn-helix transcriptional regulator: MTQQQAHSREKNFAPPEKVNVESQPTVAYIVEHTLGCKWMLEVLRLIRTGVNRPGAMTRSVDGLTTKVLNERLSDLLNFGIVEKIAYPEIPPRVEYMLTDFGQRFVKILDILDELEQFRKSN, from the coding sequence ATGACTCAACAGCAAGCTCATAGCCGAGAAAAAAATTTTGCTCCTCCTGAGAAAGTCAACGTTGAATCTCAGCCGACAGTTGCCTATATTGTCGAACACACCCTAGGCTGTAAGTGGATGCTGGAAGTTCTTCGCTTGATTCGCACAGGCGTTAATCGTCCAGGCGCAATGACTCGTTCAGTAGATGGATTAACGACGAAAGTACTTAATGAGCGGTTATCTGATTTGCTTAATTTTGGAATTGTTGAAAAAATTGCTTATCCAGAAATTCCGCCTCGTGTCGAATATATGCTGACTGATTTTGGTCAGCGCTTCGTCAAAATCTTAGACATACTTGATGAGCTAGAGCAGTTCCGCAAAAGCAACTGA
- a CDS encoding ParM/StbA family protein → MAASYTLNLSIDFGGSGSKVIYQFGGGKLQYMMLPPGLEEVSKEDFKRYKDLQLWRGDPKPEDDAWLEWKGSIYVVGNFALEFAAQDRIREKKYENALYKALAIVGIILEKHQVGGKKRKAESPKIILHLAMLLPWNEYNDHQRFREQFSLMLKNFKFRGVAWDIALCTFLCQPEGAGLLAIRIKQKGKPWFTENSVALLMLGHRNCTLLYFEKGIRKISDSPLLGFSTFLDDVCSRVSGIERDKLAAAIFEGLYQSRYKIYKEKQTIHPEWKALEVIKALATARDPELRAREVKDIASAIDNVIPNYWLTLRKWLDSKMPKFPSEVIVGGGTAVFLEPELEEYFNCEIYDDKRDVEKRPQRYTYRDSMVKHADLVWLGDIQTQIEGTFRFGFDERFNQLLSFRLLDAFGMMDQLKDTVKEAVQNAQS, encoded by the coding sequence ATGGCAGCGTCCTATACTCTCAATTTATCAATTGATTTTGGTGGGTCAGGCAGTAAAGTCATTTATCAATTTGGGGGAGGTAAGCTTCAATACATGATGCTGCCACCAGGGCTGGAGGAAGTATCGAAGGAAGATTTCAAGCGCTACAAAGACCTGCAACTTTGGAGGGGTGACCCAAAGCCAGAGGATGACGCTTGGTTGGAATGGAAGGGCAGTATCTATGTAGTGGGTAATTTCGCCCTTGAGTTTGCAGCCCAAGATAGGATTAGGGAGAAAAAGTACGAGAATGCGCTATACAAAGCACTGGCAATTGTTGGCATAATTCTGGAGAAGCATCAAGTAGGTGGCAAGAAACGCAAGGCAGAATCCCCCAAGATTATCTTGCACTTGGCGATGCTTCTGCCCTGGAACGAATACAACGACCACCAGCGGTTTCGTGAGCAATTTTCTTTGATGCTCAAAAACTTCAAATTCCGAGGAGTGGCGTGGGATATTGCCCTATGTACTTTTTTGTGCCAACCGGAAGGTGCGGGATTGTTGGCGATTCGGATCAAGCAGAAAGGTAAGCCTTGGTTTACTGAAAACTCTGTGGCGTTGTTGATGCTTGGACACCGCAATTGCACATTGTTGTATTTTGAAAAAGGTATACGCAAAATTTCTGATAGTCCGCTACTGGGATTTAGCACCTTTTTGGATGATGTTTGTTCAAGAGTATCTGGAATTGAGCGCGACAAACTGGCAGCAGCAATCTTTGAAGGGTTGTACCAGTCCCGATACAAAATCTATAAAGAGAAACAAACGATACATCCAGAATGGAAGGCATTAGAAGTCATTAAAGCGTTGGCAACAGCGCGTGACCCCGAATTACGAGCAAGGGAAGTCAAGGATATTGCGTCCGCAATTGATAATGTTATACCGAACTATTGGTTGACTCTCCGTAAGTGGCTTGATTCTAAAATGCCAAAGTTTCCCTCGGAGGTGATTGTGGGTGGAGGTACGGCGGTATTCCTGGAACCAGAGTTGGAGGAATACTTTAATTGTGAAATCTATGATGATAAGCGAGATGTAGAGAAACGCCCGCAACGATACACTTACCGAGATAGTATGGTTAAGCACGCTGATTTGGTGTGGTTGGGTGATATTCAAACCCAGATAGAAGGCACATTTCGCTTTGGATTTGACGAACGTTTCAACCAACTGCTGTCATTTCGGCTGCTTGATGCTTTTGGAATGATGGACCAGCTTAAGGATACTGTGAAAGAGGCGGTGCAGAATGCCCAAAGCTAA
- a CDS encoding caspase family protein — protein sequence MSKFALLVGVSEYEYESNPLPSALKDIEVMKQVLENPYIGGFTEVEQLLNPDLLEMQKAIEALFSKRRRDDLVLLYFSGRAVKDRNDKLFLATRVTSQEMLKSTSVPASFVQDLMVDSLSKKQVIILDCSYSGAFAKGLDVSKSGWVVLTSCTSSQNSLEKPELKLSIYTNYLVEGLETGAADRDNNSEISIDELHEYARKKVQQNSPIMKPQIFAGEEGYKILLARASIDDLRIRYRKEVEYYASSGNISSVSRRLLEVLRDSLEILPEEAAEIEAEVLKPYQNYIEKLHQYKRKLFEKAQSSYHLDEKLIKELDDFQQAWGLRDDDVEPIKEQVKLHIKEQYEEKLRQYEQIFIETTQRNYPHTDEDKNGLLFIRQVWKLRDEDVSRIEARINEEFDQQYQEKIEQYKQMYIEVVKLEQPLSEMTRNRLNGFQRVLGLRNEDVTSIEAELTAQIAEESNTEQSITKSITYDFRGASVGNLAHIVQSNQRNNQIQ from the coding sequence ATGTCAAAGTTTGCGCTTTTAGTTGGGGTTAGTGAATATGAGTATGAGTCTAACCCATTACCTAGTGCCTTAAAAGATATTGAGGTAATGAAGCAGGTTTTAGAAAATCCTTATATAGGCGGTTTTACAGAAGTAGAGCAACTGCTGAATCCTGATTTACTGGAAATGCAAAAAGCTATCGAAGCACTTTTCTCAAAGCGTCGAAGAGATGACTTAGTGTTGCTATATTTTTCTGGTCGTGCAGTTAAAGATAGAAATGACAAGCTTTTCTTAGCCACTCGCGTGACCTCACAAGAGATGCTTAAATCTACATCAGTACCAGCAAGTTTTGTACAAGACTTAATGGTTGATAGCCTTTCTAAGAAGCAAGTTATAATCTTAGACTGCTCATATAGTGGTGCTTTTGCTAAAGGGCTTGATGTGTCCAAGTCAGGATGGGTTGTTCTTACATCCTGTACTTCAAGCCAGAATTCCCTCGAAAAACCAGAATTGAAGCTTTCTATTTATACGAACTATTTGGTTGAAGGATTAGAAACAGGTGCAGCAGATAGAGATAATAATAGCGAAATTTCAATTGATGAACTTCATGAGTATGCAAGAAAGAAGGTTCAGCAAAATTCTCCTATAATGAAACCACAAATATTTGCTGGAGAAGAGGGTTACAAAATACTGCTTGCCAGAGCTTCAATAGATGATTTAAGGATTAGGTATCGTAAGGAGGTTGAGTATTATGCAAGTAGTGGCAATATCTCCTCAGTTAGTCGTCGTCTGTTGGAGGTTCTAAGAGATAGTTTAGAAATATTACCAGAAGAAGCTGCTGAGATTGAAGCTGAGGTTTTAAAGCCTTATCAAAATTATATAGAAAAACTTCACCAATATAAAAGAAAGTTATTTGAAAAAGCTCAATCAAGTTATCATCTTGATGAAAAATTGATTAAAGAGTTAGATGACTTTCAGCAAGCTTGGGGATTGAGAGACGATGATGTAGAGCCAATTAAAGAGCAAGTCAAATTGCATATAAAAGAACAGTATGAAGAAAAGCTGAGACAATACGAGCAGATTTTTATTGAAACTACTCAGCGAAACTATCCACATACTGATGAGGATAAGAATGGGCTGCTTTTTATACGACAAGTTTGGAAGCTTAGAGATGAAGATGTTTCTCGAATTGAGGCAAGAATTAACGAAGAATTTGATCAGCAATATCAAGAGAAAATAGAGCAGTATAAGCAAATGTATATAGAGGTAGTAAAACTAGAACAGCCTTTAAGTGAGATGACTCGCAATAGACTAAATGGTTTTCAAAGAGTTTTAGGTTTAAGAAACGAAGACGTAACTTCTATTGAAGCTGAACTTACTGCTCAGATTGCAGAGGAAAGTAACACTGAGCAATCAATTACTAAGAGTATAACGTATGATTTCCGTGGTGCAAGTGTTGGGAATTTAGCCCATATTGTTCAATCGAACCAACGTAATAATCAAATTCAATAG
- a CDS encoding DUF4351 domain-containing protein: MTRFIHDKFAKDYLEELLKDYGEVKSSEKVSGEIKEIDVFFTPSKQQSSNLQVLGLLGRFAEHPAIIEPFRNPASTDEICDCILKLLEVKALVRREAKANKTKLQESEIPKLWVLTPTVSETRLSSFGTIQKEGWLSGVHFLPDALRTAIVAIHQLPQTPETLWVRLLGRGSVQSQAIVELQALPLNHPYQKATLELVYNLRENLRVNQELEEDDRELIMRLEPLYQRDREQAVQSGEQRLVLRLLKRRIGEIDASLIERIKGLSIEQLENLGEALLDFSSVADLETWLNQQ, translated from the coding sequence ATGACGCGCTTTATACATGACAAATTCGCCAAGGACTATCTGGAAGAATTACTAAAAGATTACGGAGAAGTCAAGTCATCAGAAAAAGTTTCAGGAGAGATTAAAGAAATAGATGTTTTCTTCACTCCTTCTAAACAGCAAAGCTCCAATTTACAAGTACTGGGTTTGCTAGGAAGATTTGCTGAACATCCTGCGATAATAGAACCATTCCGTAATCCAGCTTCTACCGATGAAATATGCGACTGTATTCTAAAATTATTAGAAGTAAAGGCTCTCGTGCGACGAGAGGCTAAGGCAAATAAAACCAAACTTCAGGAGTCAGAAATTCCCAAATTGTGGGTTCTTACACCTACCGTATCTGAAACTAGATTGTCTAGCTTTGGAACTATTCAAAAAGAAGGTTGGTTGTCGGGAGTACATTTTCTGCCAGATGCCTTGCGGACAGCAATTGTGGCGATACACCAACTACCGCAAACACCGGAGACGTTATGGGTGAGGCTTTTGGGAAGGGGAAGTGTGCAGTCACAAGCGATTGTCGAGTTGCAAGCGTTACCATTAAATCATCCATACCAGAAAGCAACACTCGAATTAGTTTACAACTTGCGCGAAAACTTGAGAGTCAATCAAGAATTAGAAGAAGATGATAGGGAGTTAATTATGCGACTAGAACCACTTTATCAAAGAGACAGGGAACAAGCTGTACAGTCAGGAGAACAACGTTTAGTTCTACGCTTACTCAAGCGCCGTATTGGTGAGATTGATGCATCATTAATCGAGCGAATTAAAGGATTATCGATTGAACAATTAGAGAATTTAGGAGAAGCATTACTAGACTTTTCTAGTGTTGCTGATTTAGAAACTTGGTTAAACCAACAATAA
- the mobV gene encoding MobV family relaxase: protein MLLPQAIWEYLIHQRQWWSNSWWGTMTALAILRVEKLKTFGSVGGSEAHTARLKDTPNANRNKENIRLLGNSNGSSLEEIVKAKIASSTLHKPRKDAVLCSEIFLSASPEYFRPHSPSLAGEWDEQRMWDFANASRQWLQENYGDKCVRAELHLDEATPHIHAYIVPINDKTKQLSHKAMFGGDGRQASIKLSKLQDSYATALAPLGIERGVKGSKATHTKVKEYYSAVNQEPLTLELDRLAPKQGETAQQLFERIKADPTIQAINHQLADRRRIIEQEKRASQKALASEKLRQQLEQRVAQLEALNYQWKQEADQLRELPLEDVAWHLGLNPDKKDGRKWTGLGHIIDIDGSKFYDFFPNDQRGGGGAIDLVMHVSGCNFRSSIAWLHDRFDEEGMLRATRAYAQNQAAKIVQEEPVPQFVPPTPDESKWLVVQNYLTKARGLPENFIIALHQRGWLYADDQQNAVFTMRTLEETGTEYRGHGTGDTQSSIITGAFLRGTRGENNSFMGYALGTKRTEGWFYFRLGGQSTDEIHSCVLSPSPIDALSVAALSVALRSGMPQKRTMFLSADSPRSLPLEFLSKVPKVIAAYDNDVAGQKTAEAIKELLPQTTIVRPQALDWNAELLEYLRTERLELLEEEKKKNRGLQR from the coding sequence GTGTTACTTCCGCAAGCGATTTGGGAATACTTGATTCATCAGAGACAGTGGTGGAGCAACAGCTGGTGGGGAACAATGACAGCATTAGCAATCTTGCGCGTTGAAAAGCTCAAGACTTTTGGTAGCGTTGGTGGCAGTGAGGCACACACTGCCCGCCTGAAGGATACCCCAAATGCCAACCGCAATAAAGAAAATATTCGGCTTCTGGGAAACAGTAATGGCTCATCTTTGGAAGAAATAGTAAAAGCCAAAATAGCTTCATCCACTTTACACAAACCGCGTAAAGATGCAGTGCTGTGCAGCGAAATTTTTTTGAGTGCATCTCCGGAATATTTTCGTCCTCATTCACCATCACTCGCTGGTGAGTGGGATGAGCAGAGAATGTGGGACTTTGCCAATGCATCTCGCCAGTGGCTGCAAGAGAATTATGGCGATAAATGCGTTCGCGCCGAGTTGCACTTAGATGAAGCGACCCCCCACATCCATGCTTACATTGTCCCCATCAACGACAAAACCAAACAATTAAGCCATAAAGCGATGTTTGGGGGTGATGGGCGACAAGCCAGCATTAAATTGTCCAAGCTTCAAGATTCTTATGCAACTGCGCTGGCACCTTTGGGCATTGAACGCGGGGTAAAGGGCAGCAAAGCCACCCACACCAAAGTTAAGGAATATTACTCAGCTGTCAACCAGGAACCTTTGACGCTGGAATTAGACAGATTGGCACCAAAACAGGGGGAGACTGCACAGCAATTGTTTGAGCGCATAAAGGCAGACCCTACCATTCAAGCCATCAACCACCAGCTGGCAGACCGCCGTCGGATTATAGAGCAAGAAAAACGGGCATCTCAAAAGGCTCTAGCTTCTGAGAAATTGCGGCAACAGTTGGAACAAAGGGTCGCACAACTGGAAGCTCTTAATTACCAGTGGAAACAAGAAGCTGACCAATTAAGGGAGTTACCCCTAGAAGATGTGGCGTGGCATCTTGGCTTAAACCCAGACAAAAAAGACGGGAGGAAGTGGACTGGACTTGGACACATTATTGATATAGATGGGTCGAAATTCTACGACTTCTTCCCCAATGATCAGCGGGGCGGTGGTGGGGCTATTGATTTGGTGATGCACGTTTCGGGGTGTAATTTTCGGTCTTCTATTGCCTGGTTGCACGATCGCTTTGATGAAGAGGGGATGCTGCGAGCTACCAGAGCTTACGCACAAAACCAAGCTGCCAAAATAGTCCAAGAAGAACCCGTACCACAGTTTGTGCCACCAACCCCGGATGAGTCAAAGTGGCTAGTAGTACAGAATTATTTGACTAAAGCTAGGGGACTGCCTGAAAACTTTATCATTGCCCTTCACCAACGGGGATGGCTTTATGCTGATGACCAGCAAAACGCTGTTTTTACCATGCGAACGCTTGAGGAAACGGGTACTGAGTATCGGGGTCATGGGACTGGGGATACCCAATCCTCAATCATTACAGGCGCGTTTTTGCGAGGGACGCGAGGAGAAAACAATTCGTTTATGGGATACGCGCTTGGCACAAAACGAACGGAGGGATGGTTTTACTTCCGCTTGGGCGGTCAATCAACAGATGAAATACATTCATGTGTCCTCTCTCCATCTCCGATCGATGCGCTATCTGTTGCCGCACTATCTGTTGCCCTGCGGTCTGGAATGCCCCAGAAGCGGACAATGTTTTTGTCGGCAGATAGCCCCAGAAGCCTGCCGTTGGAATTTCTCTCTAAAGTTCCCAAAGTTATTGCTGCCTACGATAACGATGTCGCAGGACAGAAGACGGCAGAAGCCATAAAAGAATTGCTGCCACAAACAACCATAGTGCGACCACAAGCACTTGATTGGAATGCGGAACTATTGGAGTATTTACGTACTGAGAGGCTGGAACTTCTAGAAGAAGAAAAGAAAAAGAATCGAGGACTGCAACGCTAG